Below is a genomic region from Ostrea edulis chromosome 10, xbOstEdul1.1, whole genome shotgun sequence.
AACTTTGTCATAATTTGTAACGGTAATAATATAGGAATTTGAGTACATATAATTAACGTCTCATTAGGATTGAAATTTCTTCACAAGTTTCTTGTGTGAACTACGTGTGACATATCTAGGTATTAGAAAATACCTTTATATTCTGTAGAAATATATGACtaagtatttttctctcatatacTGTTAAGTTTTTATGAGATATAAATTTCTCCACTttacattatcaaaattttctacCTTTTTTTAGGGCCTTGCCTGCCATATGGCAGGTACCCTAGCTTATTAGTAATCACTGTCTGACCGTTCATCCGTCTGACCATCAGCGCTTTCTATACGGTACACGATAACTATAGTTTCTTTcagaagattttcataaattttttacATAATACTCAGATTAGGCAGAAGAAGAGCCTTTCAAATTTCAGATTTATTGGCTTTGTCCTTACGGAGTTaagggacttagaattttttaatattgatagAGATAATTGCACTTTGTATAGGACACAATAACGAGAGATTACATGAGAAAATCTTGATAGAATTTACAGGTAATGCTTGGATTAGGAAGAGAAAGATCCCTTTTGTTTTTCAGACTTTTTGGTTTTGTCAGGACGGGATTATAAGACTTAAGAATTTTTTGTATTAggtaaaatattcattgttgGGCCCTATCTGACTTTGACTTGTCAGTATTTTTTAAGCCTTTTTCACAATCTGTTTGGTTGTAAGATATGTGAAACTGCATCCTCTTTAGGTCGAAAATCGAAATCGTTAATTGAGATTAATTTAATGATGAAAGTGTTCTTCTGAATGGCGTTTTAACATTTATCTGACATTGTATTTAATGCAAACACCAAATCATTTGATATGTTTGTTATATTGAGTTTTGAACACAAGTAATGAAAGAAGAAACTTGCCtgaaataaacactatatgtatacatcttgtacccacccaagtgTTCAACAGAttactgaacgtacctccatcacagaagagctgatatctcggaaattGCACATATCGTTTTgttcataatttttataatcTCAACTTCTTGCGTGGAAATTGCCTGTGTATTGCCAcagtatattacatatattagtatgagagaaaaatattgCAGTCCTATTGTAGAATATTTAGATTTCAGCTTCACAGAATAGATTGGATGTTACTGTTTTCCTATGTAGAACTCATGCTGTTTTCACTGTGGTGCACACTGAGATTTTAATGCTGTATGTACTTATTTCAGTATACTCAGAAAtgatcatatacatatatttatatatatatatattacagcCAAGGATAACACTGAATAAATATGCTATCAAGCGTTTTTGGCTTTGAACATGAACAAGCAAATGAATTAGCTGCTAATAAGTACATACACAGAAAAGATTGCACCCAGAAATTAGATTTAACTTGGACAACATTTCTTCACTAACAAGTGCTTGCTAACAGACCCTGGTGAGAGGACTTTCTTGCAGTGTGTTTTGTGGTTTTTAGAGTGCTCTGTTTTTGCACCCTCTTTAGGTCAAGCTCCGCCCCCTGAATCAGCTCAAGCTCCTCCCCCTGATCCAAcatctgtttctcaaaaggcaACTATTCCCAAACCCGCTCGGAAATCCTCCGATTCGACTGTCCCTGTTCCTACCTCTACCCCCAGGCCTTCTGTTCAGAAAAGTAAGTACTTATTGTCTGCAAGTCATTTTGGGGTCAGAGGTTCAGTTGCCTTTCAGGAATCAAATGCCAGAATAGTAAGTGTAATAAATCTTGTTTTCATTACTGTGCAGATCTCAGGCTGATGAATATAGAGAGTAAATGACAATTAACAATTATCTTGTTAATTATATAGATGTAAGAAATGAATGAAAGAAAGTAATGTTTGGCAAACCAACTTTCATTTGTGTGCAAGAAATATTTGGAAGACTCACAAGTACCCACACACTAATTGTCACAAGTACAATATATTCCTTCTGAAACTGTAGATAGAACCATCTTTAATTGTCTGGTTTTCTACTTCACTTCATTAGAACTATTTTCTGGGCTATGTAACTCTGTAATGGAGAGACATTTTAGGTGCAAACAGACAGTGTAGCATGAAACCGAATGAAGGTCATCTGTCCAGTGCCAAGgtcaccaataaaaaaaacttagaATTTCTTGTCAGTGCAATGACCTTTGTGATGTTGATACATTAGATGCCCTCACTAGACACAAGGGTTGCTTATAACCAGACAATGTAACATGAGCTTAAATCAAGGTCATTCggataaggtcaaggtcagtggtaaaaaaaaaaagtatttgtaCTGGCCATAACTATAACACTAATGATGGAGAGAacttatataggcagtgcctgctgtccaatcctattgtgaattttcataatgaaatactgtttaaataaaaaaaaaactataacaCTAGAAGCTCTTTAGACAAATTGTCATGACCCTGAATCAAGATTGTTTTGGGTGAAATCAGTGGTAGATAAAACTTAAGATGTATTTGTTCAGGTCAGGACTTTATTGGGCAGTTGCCAATGGAGAGTGGTCATTAATAAACACTTTTACTTGGACACAAAGATTGCTGGTGACCAAATTGTGTGATCGTGAACTgtaaagataaaatattgctcATTCTTGTagtttataatatatttgtatatttggaGCTAGTTTGTGTTTGGCTTGTTTGTTGAAGTATCAGATCTGAAACACTGCATACCATAcaagcagaatttttagtgagGATTTAATATTGGCATTTTTAGTGAGAGTGATGAGGTTGCTAAAACTGAATATTGATCgttaacaatttattccatattgaAGGTAATACTTACCTTTCCTGGAATAATAAAGTCACTGAAATTACCTCTCACTAAACATATATACCCATTTTTATggcaaaattgtaaaatttgtttCTCGCTAAAAACTCCACTTGTATGGTATGCATATTCAGTGATCacttatttttgtaatttgaatatgttACTCAGAGAATTTGCATCTCATATTGAATATGTTATTGACCCAAATTGTTATGATACAGTtatattttaagaagaaaatCAATTTAGTTATTAGATATAGATATTGATGAAATGTAATGGATAATTGTATCTTGTGTGGTGCAGAGGATGAAACAGTGGCCATTACTGCagttctggatgaccttgacaaTCACCTTGGTGATGATGTGGAGGAGGACCAGATGATGATGGTGGAGAACGGAGACCTGACCGTGGAGGAGGTGGATCAGCCACGCTCACTCCGCCCATGCTCATTTGTAGCCCCACCCCCTCCTGATGAACCGCCCCCAGAGGATGTAGAAATTGTCTGCTACAATGACATCATGGGAGTTAAGGTCGACACCGTGGATATCGGCACGGAAACCAGTGATGATAGTGCATCTTTCGATCAAGAGAGTCCAAAAAGTTCTACTAGTAAGTGCATGTATCTAAAGGCTGCATATAAAATCAGACCAATAAACTGTGATCAAAATATTAGTGTTATGTTAGCGAGCATTTGTCAGCTGGCTTTCATGAGCAGTGCTAGTGGGCACTTACTTCAACATAGGTATATTGAAGACCAACTGATGATACATTTTCATATGCACGTATAGTATGTACtctagttttattttttatgcacaGAACGATTATAAATACTTATGATTGTTGAGAAATGCTTTGATAGTGGCTTAAAGCATAGTATTCACAAAAATATTCTAAGACAGTCAAGTTAGATTTATTTCTTCGTTCCATGGGTCATAGATAATTAGTTCCATTAGGAGAGTTTGTTAGTACATATTAAATACTTTTTCTAGTCTTAGATCATTTTGGTGGTTTGGACATTTTCATGATATTTAACTTTCTTATGGTGGGTTGCAATTCAAAGTCTTTTCTATAACCAGTTTccattcacaaaatatttatgaaacagTGGCCTGCATTCTAATATGTATAATTTTAGCAAAATATCTGAGCATGTTTCCTTAACTTAAGGAATTAGTATGGGAAGCTTGATATTTATTCCATTTTACAACTTTAGAGTTTCAGTCAGGCATCAGAAACACAAGTAAGATAGCTGTGGAAGCTTTGTGTATCATTTTGATTTGTAATTACCCATGTATCAGCCTCACACTATATCTAGAAAATCAACCAATCACATCACTCTAAAATATCAACCAATCATATCACCACCTAAAACCAGCCAATCACAAAGAAGATTGTAGTATAGATAAAGCTTTATGTAACCATGCAATTGTAATTCATCCAATAGTAAACCAGAACACTATGTGATCTTGCTGCTAGCTGCTAAGACCAATTTTCTCATACCATTATGATACTCAGTATGACGTGATGTAATAAATAAATGGTATTGAACAAGAGTTCTGTACTGCTTAAGTCAATACCATAATAATATGGATAGTATCAATTAACAGTTATAATTAGTGATACAGCTTGCCAATGATTTActgcaatattatttcatacTAACCTGCTAGAAATTAAGCTTTAGGAAATACTAAAAAGAAATGGGGTatacaacattctttaaccctagcacatttaatttacacaatAACATATGTACTATTTCAAACTCTTTTGCATGCGAGAGTTCAATTTTCCTTCTACTAATCTTATTCTACTTACaatgaattttgtttatttatttttttatcatgattacataattgtaaatttgaatttacaaaGTCATAATTGCAAGTTCGAGTAAATTGCGTGCAGCATATTAGACAATTTACAGTGATTGTGACAATGTAATTTTGAATGATTAGAATATGAATGTGGTTTTAGGAATAATTGTATGACTAAAGAACATCATGAGAATTAGTCCTTCCTTTTGCACTAAAGCATGTTCATTAAACACCTGTTCTGTGTTACCTGTACTGAAAACATTGATGCTTAAATCAAATTTCTTGATATGTCAAGCAAGTATAGAACATTTCAGTTTCGTTTTCAAAAACATTGCATCTGATTGGACAGTACAGCTctaagaaatttacaattttttgaaaattgaagagAACAGAATTTGGACGAGCTAAAACtgaagtatttaaaaattaaatttgattggttaattaatTAAGTAACACAGAACATTGATTGGTCAATGATTGACCAAGGAATCTTATAATTACCTCTGTTAATCTTGTGTATCTGCAAGAGCTcatctgaaagaaaaataaacaaatttggAAAGCTCACAGGAatgaatttagaattttatgCAATACTGATTAGAAATGGAATTCAGATAGTCAAAAATATCAcaatgaatacatttttttttttaaacattgaaaagatcaaaaattaaaacaagatcTTGATGATGAGCCTCTATTGCTGCCCCTGCTTTTTGTTGGTTTATTTATTTCCTGTTGCCCCACAGTGCATAGTCGAGCTGAAAGTCGGACAAGCATGACCTCAGTCACCACAATAGAGGAAATCAACATGGGCTTCGAGTTGGCCATATTGGCAGGGCAGGAAGCCATGTTGGAAGAGTCCAGTGAGGAAGGTATAAATCTAGTCCCCAGCAGCCACCTGCTAAGACAGGTGTAAAAATGAACACTGCGAGGTTCTTGTGTGATGTGAATATTGTCTGTTGTTTGCCCTAACCTTGCACATTATTCTGTATTAATACATTTAATCttggaaatatttattcagCACTAATTCTTGCATGAATGATCTGCACGGAACTGAAATATTCCATAATATGCATTTAtctttaatcattattattctTGTACTATTATAGGGAACAGTATCAAGGTGTACATAAACTTTGTGATAATTTGATGAGATTTTAGAAAACACTCACAAATAAGAAAAAACTGAGGTAGAACTACCAATAGAATTCCACATATTATAATCATCTCAACAACAGAAAAAACTAATTACGTTGATACGTACCACACTCATAAAACTAATTCTACCACTGAAGAACAATTCACACAGTGtgactttaaaaaaatcttgtgTAGCTAGTACTGACCTGTTTCACTTTGAAGTTGTGTGCTCATAACTTCCCAGAAAGCCCTTGTAAGACCCACGCTTCCTAATCTTAAGGATTCAAGAAAATGACTCCCAAGAttctctttttatatattgttcCGTATAAAGTTTGTATATTTCTGATCTGAACAAATAATTCTAGTACTCATACACTTCAACTTATGTGCTATGTAATGTCATTCAATTTGACAAGGTTAatgatttctatatatatagtaaggtttattatgtatgattttaaatattACAGATGAAGAAGAGTACAAAAATGAAATGGCGCACTTTGTAGAAAGAATGAAGAAAGAGGTTGTCAGCCAGAACGAAGCAATAGAAAAGGAATCAAATCCATTGGAACCTAATCTGGAATCAAGGCAGAAGATTTCTGTTGAAGAAGTCAAACTGGATTTACAGTCCTCGAGTGCAGAAAGTTCACCGAAACCCGGCCCTCGTGAGAATACAAACCAGGTAGCGGGTGACCAGGAAGTGTCAGAAATCACATACAGTTTTACCGTGGATGCTGTTCCTCTGGAATTTCAGGAGGATGAAGAACTGAAAGATCAGAAGAacgaggaggaggaggaagaggAATACACAGAAACCATCACTGAAATCATTTATCCACTATCCTCCTCGGATGCACTTGTGAGCCCGAGGAGGATTCCTGATTTGGATTCTCCAAAAGAGCATGCAAAATCTGTGGTTTCTGAAGAAAAACCTAACGAGGGTGAGAAAATTGAAGAGGCAGTGAAACAAGAGGTGCAAGTTCAGCAGAAACTGGACACTGTCCTTAAAGTTGAGGTGTCCAAAGTGGCCAAACCTGAGGAGAAACCAAAGGAACTTAAACGTGAGAAGGAGGAGTTTGTACTAACATTTGATGATTTACAGAATGTTGATTTCACTGGACCAAAGAGGAAGAAGCCCCAGAGTCTGAGTCTTAAACCAGAGATCAAACCACCAACAGAGGAAGTGAAAAGACGATCGGGTCGAAAGTCTCCTGCTGCTGTCACTTCACCTGTGTTTGTGTTGGAGGAACTGCGATCGCGATTTAAGTCTGACGGGGAAGACAATGTTTTAATTACTCCGCTCAGGGAGAGTCGGAGTAATGGAAGCATTAAAGAAAGATGCAATGAACTGAGTTTTACCCCCAGCACAGAGGGAGAGCAGGAACATGTGATGGAGGAAAAGTCCATCTCTCTGATGGCCCATCTTGCTGCCAGGTCACCTGACCAATTCTTAGAGAAGGACAAAATCATTGTAGAAAAACTTGATCTCTCCAAAGATGTGACTGATGGTTTTTCAGAACCAGAAAAGATGAAGAATAGTGATATTAATGAAGACAGTGTTAATAACAATGAATCTGCTCCAAATTCTGCTCGAGACAGTTTGAATAGCAATGGATCTGCTCCAAATTCTGCTAGAGACAGTGTGGCCAGTTCAGAACTAGAAAATGACCCCTTGGAACAAATGCAACAACAGTTCCAAATGTGGCAGACTCAGCTGGAACAAAATCAAAAGTTACTTGCATCTCAGCCTGTTTCAGTGGATGAAACCTCCCTACAGCTGCAGGACCAGCTTAAGAACCAAATTGAGATTCAGAAACAAATGCTTGCTCAAATGCAGAAAAGCATGGAAACGCTCGCTGCCCAATCACAAACAAAATCTCTTGACTCTCCTAGAGACAATGTTGACAAGTCTGAAGTGTCTAGCCGTCAGAATTTGATTCCGAGCCCCCCTGTCCTACCTCAGATGAGGATGAAGTCAGATTCTTTGGACAAAGAGAAAAAATCCAAGAAGAAGGTCAATAAGAGGTTTGAGCCAAAACTTGACCCGAGGGAGGAGTTGATGCTCCAAATCAGAGGCTTCCAGGGACGCAACGCCCTTAAGAAGGTGGGTGAGGGGTTTTCTTCACTGGTGgattgggggggaggggggtccgGGGATTGGAACCTTTCCTTTCGTCACAAACGTTTGCtaaaaaaaaggtaaaaataacgcaGTTTGAGGGTAGAACCCCTCCcccttgaaaaccaaaattaacgGTTAgaacacacccccccccccccctttaaaaaattcctggatccacccctgttCTTGAACATACACAAACTTTCTATAAGAATTACATTTTGTGTACGTTATACAAAACGTTTGTTACTTGTATTCATATGACTTGTTATGACTCATATGAGAATATTGAAGGTAAGATTTAAATATAATTGGATGTATTTAGTGGGGAAGTTTTCGAAACATGGCTGGTCCTCATGTGGTTAAGTCTTAACAGAATTGACTGTGACATTGATCCAGCAaagttgtgaccttgacattcaTTTTATCGAATATGAAATCTATTAGCTGTAAATCTCTATGGCTCAAAAAGTTACAGCCAATTGTAAAGttgaataaaaaatttaaagaaataaaatgtttgCGATTTCTTCTATCATGTTCAGTTGCTTGTGAAATGAGGAAATCTCACAAGAAATTAAGTCTTTtacatgttttgaaaatatactgtAACTCTGTTAGTTTTAAAGATAAGAACTGTCTCCATTTGTTTTTGTAGGTTCAGTTGAAACAGACAAAGTGGGTGTCTGGGCCAGCAATTTCGCAGTAAATGTAGCGCCTGTTTTAACGGAGAGACTAAATTCAACATCTGACTACAGCATGACTTAGATGCCGTCATTACATGGACTAGCACCCGGAGCAGCAAAAGGGAGCAGAAATTTGTGATATCAAAATTCATGAAATCAACAGACAGTCAGGGATCACTAGAAGTCTCCATGTTATTGGTCAGGGGTCACAAGGTCTATAAGTCAGGGGTCACTAGGTCATCCATCGGAGCACATGAACAAAATATTCTGTGGAATTCTCATGGAATTAAAATGATACATACCAATGTGATTGCTGAAGTAAATTTGTGTTTGTGATAGTATTTTTTATACTACAAAATTAAAACTATTCAAGCAGTGTTATATGATGTTTTAGCAGTCTTCCAAAGAACTTTGTCAAGGTCATATCAAGcattgaccttgacatttaaatTTCATTCACCTGATTATGGATGTACAAGCTGTATTTTTTCATCATTTACCAAATTGGAGGAAGGATGACATTTTGGTTTGTACCTCTTGCAttcaaatggttttttttttctctaaaaTATGAAGGAATCAAAAAATAAGtttatttttgtatgtctgacaaaTCAGAAGAAATCAACCACAAACACATAgtcatacacacatacatacatgctgTATTTTTCTACCAAATCagtgattatgaaataagtgtCTTATGTTTTCTACTTGTGTTTAACAAATGTACTGACCATTTGTATACATTGCGTAATTTACAAAGTATATCTTTTGTAAAACAGTATCTATGcatctttttcattttatttgagAAGAGAATACggatatataaatcaaattttgcaAAAGTTGGACATTGAATTATCCCCCCTTGATTTTAGAACGTGTATAATCTGTGATTGATAATcagcatttttttgttgttgttcagGACAAATGTTTTTATAGCGGTGATAATCGGGGAGGATGTAATGTATTTGTACATCTCGTCACCATCGTTGTGTGTATGAATTAATTATACTTTATTTCGTGCATTTGATATTCATATGTTGACAAAAGTGCAATCCTACAGAGTTCATATAGTAAAATTACATCATTCTATTCTTAACCATTAATTACACTGTTTATCGAGTGTTCATAGATAAAACAGATTTGTGTAGTCAAAGGACATTGTAAAAACTTTTTACATCTATCGGGAAATGAGTACCAaggtatttttatttaaatttttgattattttcttatatcaatTTTTCATGTGAAAGATTGTTTTTGCATGgattctaattagattgtatgGCTATGTTGAATGTTACATATGTATTCATGTAATAATCGTAATATTACCCTGTGATGTAGAACGTATATGGGGATATCAATGCATGTAATCAGATGTTATATATTTCACTATCAAGTTGGAGTCCTGCTTTTCTGCTGTTTGTTGCAGGTacagtttcattttttttttaaccacaTAATTTTGTGATGCATGTACTTTCTCTTTCAAACATTTAGTAcaagtaaatttcatttttgaaagtacaattGGGAATGAACTGTGGAGTTTCACGTTGGATTAAGTGTGCCAGCGTGGAACGTGGCTATTCATTCCCcctgtatattttcaaaaatgaaatctcttttttgatatttactttctactttcatttctattggaATTTCCAAtcattaaaatagatgtactatatttatcaagattcatactcgcattgttcacaactgcaacacattcatggctgtcattacaatttgtagagatatcaaaacCAAAAACCATGGAAATGTTATAAATAGCATGTTAACCAAATTTTTTCTCAAATGAATTGGAccaaaaatttaaatgtcatgaaatcttacaaaaataggaaaatttCTGTGTTTGGATGGAATTTCTACTAAAGTAGAGTACACATGTATGTTAATATTGAAGtaatcaaatcaaaatcattgataaaagttcattaCATTCTCAAATTTCATGAAAGTATATTCTAGGAAAGGCAAGTCATCCAGTGTTAGCATTTTATCCTATGGATAGTATGAGAATTGAAATAGGGGTAAATTGACAATTTGACACAATATTCTGTTAGTTGTAACATTATGCttgtctctctttctctctctctctatctctgcATACACAGTGGCCAATGTAtaatactgtacatgtgtaagtcaatattaattttttatttgtatcttattcattgtatacatatattgaaaGGCTTTGTGTCAATTTAGATACAAAGTCATTAAAACCcagaaattttgatttgatgatctcttgtTTTCTTGATGAAGGGGTGAGAGGGAAATGGGCAGTATACATGTCATCGACCGGTGGGAATGTTGTAAAGGGTAATTTGACCCTGTGTAAATGTTGTAAGGGGTAATTTAATCCTTTGCGAATGTCATTTGACCCTTTTTGAATGTCGTATGAGGTAATTTGACCCTTTATGAATGTTGTAGGGGGGTAATTTTACCCCCTGAATGTTGTTTGGGGTAATTTGACATGGTGTGAATGTTGTATGGAGTGATTTGACCTGGTGTCAATGTTGTAGGGGTAATTTGACCCTTTGTGAATGTTGTATGGGGTAATTTGACCCAGTCTAAATGTTGTAAGGGTAATTTAACCCTTTGTGAATGTCATATGGGGTAATTTGACCATTTTTGAAGGTCATATGAGGTAATTTGACCCTTTATGAATGTTGTAGGGGGTAATTTTACCCTCTGAATGTTTTTTGGGGTAATTTGACCTGGTGTGAATGTTGTAGGGGGTGATTTGACCTGGTGTCAATGTTGTATGGGGTAATTTGGTCTGGTGGGAATGCagtctctacccagagttgtcgttccttgctttCACTTACActgtaagtgagtgtaaggaacgataactctgggtagagattggtggGAATGTTATATGGGGTAATTTGTCCCAGTGTGAATGTTGTTGGGGGTAATTTGACCCTGTGTGAATGTTGTATTAGGGTCATTTAACCCTCTGTAAATGTTGTATAGGGGTGATTTGACCCGGTGTCGATGTTGTATGTTGTAATTTTATCCTCTGAAtgtgttaagccgttcttggcacactgattttgactacgaaatactccgtttacctgatcaaggtatagggctcacggtaagtgaccggtctacaggggatgcttactcctcctagacacctgatcccacgtctggtatatccacttaggggttcgtgtttgcccagctctctattttgtattgcttatagaaattgtgagattgatcactgttcgtatcttcacctttcatttacaaaaacaaGTAGTGCCCGTGCAATGTCTGCCAACACGATTGGTTATTCATTGTTACCTCAAATATTGCCaaaaaaacatcttttttttcAGGCAATTTTCAAGAGAAATTAGCCATGGGCTGCATGCTTCGGTAAAATCGTTTTAGAGGAAAGAAGAAATGTAATATTATGGATTGAAAGTGGTGGatatgtacaatgatattttgttATTCCGCGTGAAGCATTCCAGTTTACGAA
It encodes:
- the LOC125665532 gene encoding putative leucine-rich repeat-containing protein DDB_G0290503 isoform X12; translation: MYESCTQTRLIMFNWVRKRFTRRRRAMSLANKGPELAGPLTKKVPPEDFRSNGRGPYPLPYPAEPPDDENMNEIVEENVDVIVHLPDGKSKQVAVNSNIPMMDLLVNLAAGSRLNPGGHSLQVLNEDTGKLKEYKANQTIGSLCIRGEDHKFRYVTVQIVPKKVSKKSSGNLRQFEMTKRFTVNLPGGQKKVLRISPQSTLEQVRAQLCQERQLEPSHLVFQLPSNPRQQLSLQTTVAELPSSEVNLTGANVMLDGAKSMPDLSIGRSQSMKTEPPTPYMPMAGEGKKKKGFFSFLKKDKKFTVSMHTDLNHAGKPQQASTSRKDGGSPPATRRKMESAERPKSMFVTSPANVAVNGSKSMQTFSSEVDIRSQAAPSVQVKSAPALNSVREHPVAGPPIKSGKKKRAPPPPQVKPSPHTGVVTAEITVENTQTTPSQAESRIPEIVSSNQQLAQKLHSRNSSDSSGYHELALSGAESPDTAKIEENLELKVSTNITPVEGHKNSGDSGIRDMSSPRRKVRPGIEAMETGSSQTLPLDKVGKKEMSRTKSLERAPGAKKKKAPPPPPEDETVAITAVLDDLDNHLGDDVEEDQMMMVENGDLTVEEVDQPRSLRPCSFVAPPPPDEPPPEDVEIVCYNDIMGVKVDTVDIGTETSDDSASFDQESPKSSTMHSRAESRTSMTSVTTIEEINMGFELAILAGQEAMLEESSEEDEEEYKNEMAHFVERMKKEVVSQNEAIEKESNPLEPNLESRQKISVEEVKLDLQSSSAESSPKPGPRENTNQVAGDQEVSEITYSFTVDAVPLEFQEDEELKDQKNEEEEEEEYTETITEIIYPLSSSDALVSPRRIPDLDSPKEHAKSVVSEEKPNEGEKIEEAVKQEVQVQQKLDTVLKVEVSKVAKPEEKPKELKREKEEFVLTFDDLQNVDFTGPKRKKPQSLSLKPEIKPPTEEVKRRSGRKSPAAVTSPVFVLEELRSRFKSDGEDNVLITPLRESRSNGSIKERCNELSFTPSTEGEQEHVMEEKSISLMAHLAARSPDQFLEKDKIIVEKLDLSKDVTDGFSEPEKMKNSDINEDSVNNNESAPNSARDSLNSNGSAPNSARDSVASSELENDPLEQMQQQFQMWQTQLEQNQKLLASQPVSVDETSLQLQDQLKNQIEIQKQMLAQMQKSMETLAAQSQTKSLDSPRDNVDKSEVSSRQNLIPSPPVLPQMRMKSDSLDKEKKSKKKVNKRFEPKLDPREELMLQIRGFQGRNALKKVQLKQTKWVSGPAISQ